In one window of Leptospira sp. WS92.C1 DNA:
- the pckA gene encoding phosphoenolpyruvate carboxykinase (ATP), translating into MQAQTQVKGLKELGLEPSEIFHNLSYDEIYEHEKKNGETVLSSNGTMMVDTGIFTGRSPKDKYFVDEPSSSGNIWWSHINFKVSESIFDELYKKCINYLSQKKLYVFDGFAGANPETRMGLRVVSEKAWQHHFCTNMFLRPSKEELVGLDPEFTIINACGIKNEDFKKHGMNSEVFVIFHLAKKLCIIGGTEYGGEMKKGIFSVMNYKLPLQGILSMHCSANVGKDGDTALFFGLSGTGKTTLSTDPNRKLIGDDEHGWDDNGIFNIEGGCYAKVINLDRQTEPDIYEAIRRDALLENVVYDPQTKVVDYTSAAKTENTRVSYPIFHINNIQTPSKGGHPKTIIFLTYDAFGVLPPVSKLSIEQAMYHFLSGYTAKVAGTERGIKEPTATFSACFGAAFMTLHPTSYAKLLGEKMKKHNVRAYLMNTGLVGGSYGVGKRMNLPSTRKIIDEILNGNIEKSEFVTHPVFQVQYPKTISGVDTAILDPREAWVDKSAYDETAKKLGGMFINNFKQYAEGSKDFDFTAFGPKI; encoded by the coding sequence ATGCAGGCCCAGACTCAGGTAAAAGGCTTGAAGGAACTCGGACTCGAACCTTCTGAAATTTTCCATAACCTTTCCTATGACGAAATTTATGAACATGAGAAAAAAAACGGAGAAACCGTTCTTTCCAGCAATGGAACCATGATGGTAGACACCGGAATCTTTACCGGTAGATCTCCAAAAGATAAGTACTTTGTAGATGAGCCTTCTTCCAGTGGAAACATTTGGTGGAGTCATATCAATTTTAAGGTTTCGGAATCGATCTTTGACGAGCTTTACAAAAAATGTATCAACTATCTGAGCCAGAAAAAACTCTATGTCTTTGATGGTTTTGCGGGAGCAAATCCTGAAACCAGGATGGGTCTGCGCGTTGTTTCCGAGAAGGCTTGGCAACATCACTTTTGCACAAATATGTTTCTTCGCCCAAGCAAAGAAGAACTGGTCGGCTTGGATCCTGAATTTACGATCATCAACGCTTGCGGAATTAAGAATGAAGATTTCAAAAAACACGGAATGAATTCCGAAGTTTTTGTGATTTTTCATCTTGCTAAAAAGCTTTGTATCATCGGTGGAACTGAATATGGCGGAGAAATGAAAAAAGGGATTTTCTCTGTTATGAATTATAAGCTTCCTCTACAGGGAATTCTCAGCATGCACTGTTCCGCAAATGTTGGTAAAGATGGGGACACGGCTCTTTTCTTCGGACTTTCCGGAACCGGTAAAACGACTCTTTCGACCGATCCGAACAGAAAGCTGATCGGGGACGACGAACATGGCTGGGATGATAACGGAATTTTCAATATCGAAGGCGGTTGTTACGCGAAAGTAATCAACCTCGATCGCCAAACCGAGCCTGATATTTACGAGGCGATTCGTAGGGATGCTCTTCTTGAAAACGTAGTTTATGATCCGCAGACCAAGGTTGTGGATTATACATCCGCTGCGAAAACGGAAAATACCCGTGTTTCTTATCCGATTTTTCACATCAATAACATTCAAACACCTTCCAAAGGCGGACATCCTAAAACCATTATATTCCTAACTTATGATGCGTTTGGAGTACTTCCTCCGGTTTCTAAATTGAGCATCGAACAAGCGATGTATCATTTCCTCTCCGGATATACCGCAAAAGTTGCCGGAACAGAAAGAGGAATCAAAGAACCGACTGCGACCTTCTCCGCTTGTTTTGGAGCGGCATTTATGACTCTTCACCCGACTTCATACGCAAAGCTGCTCGGTGAAAAAATGAAAAAACACAATGTAAGAGCTTATTTGATGAACACTGGTCTTGTCGGCGGATCTTATGGAGTTGGAAAACGTATGAATCTTCCCTCGACTCGTAAGATTATCGATGAGATTCTCAACGGAAACATCGAGAAATCCGAGTTCGTGACCCATCCTGTTTTCCAAGTTCAATATCCAAAAACCATCAGTGGTGTGGATACAGCAATTCTGGATCCAAGAGAAGCCTGGGTTGATAAATCTGCGTATGATGAAACCGCTAAAAAATTAGGTGGAATGTTCATCAACAACTTCAAACAGTATGCCGAAGGTTCTAAAGACTTTGACTTCACTGCATTTGGACCAAAGATCTAA
- a CDS encoding PIN/TRAM domain-containing protein — MIHLYKVLTSLFLSGITFAVTQKQTGDLFLSGPIAGVVLVISLILLYGESSLFPKLKADILFCAGLGALLGLAIAWFVGTVVRFEELNTALYFLFALFGILSGVSFAKEPGLGIFGGGGAGGTFGVGIEKEEVRDKILDTSVVIDGRILDIADTHFLDGPLILPNFVLREIQLISDSSDPIKRARGRRGLEMLNKLQRKGSIEVKITYKDYSDTREVDAKLIKLARDTGGKIVTNDFNLNKVAELQGVKVLNLNTLANALKPVVLPGEELGIQVIKEGKDENQGIGYLEDGTMVVIENGGHLVGKEVKVTVTSIIQTAAGKMIFTKANSNGASEKGNRQQHSS, encoded by the coding sequence ATGATTCATCTCTATAAAGTACTCACGTCTCTCTTCCTCTCCGGAATTACATTTGCAGTTACTCAAAAGCAAACTGGAGATCTTTTCTTATCCGGTCCGATCGCCGGAGTTGTTCTGGTAATTTCCTTAATTCTTCTTTATGGAGAATCCAGTCTTTTTCCAAAACTCAAAGCTGACATACTCTTTTGCGCAGGTCTAGGAGCGCTGCTCGGACTCGCAATCGCTTGGTTTGTGGGAACCGTAGTTCGTTTTGAAGAATTGAATACGGCGCTCTACTTTTTGTTCGCTCTCTTTGGAATTCTTTCCGGTGTTTCTTTCGCAAAAGAACCCGGTTTGGGAATTTTCGGTGGCGGTGGGGCCGGCGGAACATTTGGGGTAGGAATTGAAAAAGAAGAAGTTCGTGATAAGATTCTGGATACTTCCGTGGTCATCGACGGAAGAATTTTAGACATTGCTGATACACATTTTTTGGACGGTCCTCTGATTCTCCCCAACTTCGTGTTGAGAGAGATCCAATTGATCAGCGATTCTTCCGATCCGATCAAAAGAGCGAGAGGAAGAAGAGGTCTTGAGATGTTGAATAAACTTCAACGAAAGGGATCGATCGAAGTAAAAATTACCTATAAAGACTATTCCGATACGCGTGAAGTCGACGCAAAGCTGATCAAGTTAGCAAGAGATACCGGCGGTAAAATCGTTACGAACGATTTTAACTTAAATAAAGTTGCGGAATTGCAAGGTGTAAAGGTGCTCAATTTAAACACCCTTGCCAACGCACTCAAACCCGTCGTTCTTCCAGGAGAAGAACTTGGAATCCAGGTGATCAAAGAAGGGAAGGACGAAAACCAAGGAATCGGTTATCTTGAGGATGGAACGATGGTCGTGATTGAAAACGGCGGTCATCTCGTTGGAAAAGAGGTCAAAGTGACAGTAACTTCCATCATTCAAACTGCGGCAGGAAAGATGATCTTTACAAAAGCGAATTCAAACGGGGCTTCTGAGAAGGGAAATCGCCAGCAGCATTCCTCTTGA
- a CDS encoding CarD family transcriptional regulator: MATKKKNSDIEHKVGDYVVYPIHGVGEILEISKKNILGKKKDCYVLEIQGSKMKVMIPVDKAEQVRIRPIIDKKEIKKVIALLKKDEVDTEEDWKIRYQNNLNKIKSGSIYEVGEVCRNLFRRANGKELSIMERKLYESAYNLVKMEVALSKGVTQEEAGNLVSDVLASTLSPGERKSEEE; the protein is encoded by the coding sequence TTGGCCACCAAAAAGAAAAATTCCGATATCGAACACAAGGTAGGCGACTACGTAGTCTATCCCATCCATGGAGTTGGAGAGATTCTGGAAATCTCCAAGAAGAACATCCTTGGTAAAAAGAAGGATTGCTACGTTCTCGAAATCCAGGGTAGTAAGATGAAGGTTATGATACCTGTTGATAAAGCAGAACAGGTTCGGATTCGCCCTATCATCGACAAAAAAGAGATCAAGAAAGTCATCGCTCTCCTAAAAAAGGACGAAGTTGATACAGAAGAAGACTGGAAGATCCGCTACCAAAATAACCTCAACAAGATCAAATCCGGATCGATTTATGAGGTCGGAGAAGTCTGCAGAAACCTATTTCGTAGAGCCAATGGAAAAGAACTCTCCATTATGGAGAGAAAGCTCTATGAAAGCGCCTATAATCTTGTGAAAATGGAAGTTGCTTTAAGCAAAGGTGTTACCCAGGAAGAAGCCGGAAATTTAGTTTCCGATGTGCTTGCTAGCACGCTCTCTCCAGGGGAAAGAAAGTCAGAAGAAGAATAA
- a CDS encoding cytochrome c oxidase subunit 3 family protein, translating into MSTAKHAEFHHAHHFDSAEHQYDASKQGIWLFLVTEILMFGALFVGYTIYHSLYPEVFHAGSHHLSVPMGAFNTVVLLFSSFTMALGIHYVQVDKKKEAVIALVITVLCALTFMVVKYFEYTAKIHHGLLPGKFFTNTEMPEIKNLAMFFGFYFVMTGIHGSHVLIGAGLIIWVMIKVIKGELNSSYYTPLEGVGLFWHVVDLIWIYLFPLLYLVG; encoded by the coding sequence ATGAGTACCGCTAAGCACGCGGAATTCCACCATGCTCATCACTTTGACAGTGCTGAGCATCAGTATGACGCTTCTAAACAAGGAATTTGGTTATTCCTTGTTACTGAAATTCTAATGTTTGGCGCCCTCTTTGTGGGTTATACCATCTATCATTCTCTGTATCCGGAAGTTTTCCATGCGGGAAGTCATCACTTGTCCGTTCCGATGGGAGCATTCAACACAGTTGTGCTTCTTTTTAGTTCCTTTACGATGGCCCTCGGGATTCATTACGTTCAGGTTGATAAAAAGAAAGAAGCCGTGATCGCATTGGTCATTACCGTTCTTTGTGCTCTTACGTTTATGGTTGTAAAGTATTTTGAATATACTGCGAAGATTCATCACGGACTTCTTCCCGGTAAATTCTTTACAAACACCGAAATGCCGGAGATTAAGAACTTGGCTATGTTTTTCGGTTTTTACTTTGTAATGACCGGGATTCACGGATCACACGTATTGATCGGAGCCGGACTCATCATCTGGGTGATGATCAAGGTGATCAAAGGAGAATTGAATTCTTCTTATTACACTCCGTTAGAAGGTGTGGGTCTTTTCTGGCACGTAGTCGACTTAATTTGGATTTATCTCTTCCCGCTTCTTTACTTAGTGGGCTGA
- the ctaD gene encoding cytochrome c oxidase subunit I, producing MSTATASHTDNYLNHEKGIWSWLTTIDHKRIGIMYFFAIMSFFLLGGIFALLVRIELFTPGQTLGFVTPDIYNRMMTYHGAIMVFMVIVPGIPAIFGNFILPIQLGAKDVAFPRLNLASWYIFMSGAAIAAFSLFTQKVDTGWTFYTPYSISNSVSNGVIMLVMGAFVMGFSSILTGLNFIVTTHKLRAPGMTMNRIPLMVWALYATSIIQVLATPVLAITLLLLVAERTLGVGIFDPTLGGDPVLFQHFFWFYSHPAVYIMILPAMGVISELVATFSRKIIFGYTAIAYSSLAIAAVSFLVWGHHMFVSGQSEFAGVLFSFITMLVGVPTAIKLFNWISTMYKGSVRLDAPMLFAIGFMFLFTIGGLTGVFLASTGMDVHFHDTYFVVAHFHYVMVGGTLMAVMGAIIYWFPKVTGKMTSDLLGRISWVFIFTGFNVTFFPQFILGSMGMPRRYYDYLPEFTSLNQISTIGSWLIGTGFLIGLAAVIHGLIAGKVAGDNPWGGKTLEWTIPSPPTHENFEKTPTVTGGPYEYR from the coding sequence ATGTCTACAGCAACTGCAAGTCATACTGACAACTACCTCAACCACGAAAAGGGAATCTGGTCCTGGCTCACTACAATCGATCACAAGCGGATCGGGATCATGTATTTCTTTGCGATTATGTCATTCTTTCTTTTGGGAGGAATTTTCGCACTTCTGGTTCGTATCGAACTTTTCACTCCGGGACAAACTCTCGGATTCGTAACTCCGGACATCTACAACAGAATGATGACGTATCACGGCGCCATTATGGTGTTCATGGTGATCGTTCCGGGAATTCCCGCGATTTTTGGAAACTTTATTCTTCCGATCCAATTGGGTGCGAAGGACGTTGCATTTCCAAGACTGAACTTAGCGAGCTGGTATATCTTTATGTCCGGCGCTGCGATCGCGGCATTCTCTCTTTTTACTCAAAAAGTGGATACCGGTTGGACCTTTTACACCCCGTATTCCATCTCGAACTCCGTTTCCAACGGTGTGATTATGCTGGTAATGGGTGCGTTTGTGATGGGATTTTCCTCCATTCTGACCGGGTTGAACTTTATCGTCACCACTCATAAGTTGAGAGCACCCGGAATGACGATGAACCGAATTCCATTGATGGTCTGGGCGCTTTACGCGACTTCCATCATTCAGGTTTTGGCAACTCCGGTTTTAGCGATCACTCTTCTTCTGCTCGTTGCGGAAAGAACTTTGGGTGTGGGAATTTTTGATCCGACTCTCGGTGGAGATCCGGTCCTGTTCCAACACTTCTTCTGGTTCTATTCTCATCCTGCGGTGTATATCATGATTCTCCCAGCGATGGGTGTGATCTCCGAATTGGTGGCGACTTTCTCCAGAAAGATCATCTTCGGATATACCGCGATTGCGTATTCTTCTCTTGCGATTGCTGCGGTTTCCTTTTTAGTTTGGGGACACCACATGTTCGTATCCGGTCAGTCCGAGTTTGCCGGGGTTTTATTCTCCTTTATCACGATGCTCGTGGGAGTTCCTACTGCGATCAAACTCTTCAACTGGATTTCGACGATGTATAAAGGGTCCGTTCGTCTGGACGCTCCTATGTTGTTTGCGATCGGATTTATGTTTCTCTTTACGATCGGCGGTTTGACCGGAGTGTTCCTCGCTTCCACCGGTATGGACGTTCACTTTCACGATACCTATTTCGTAGTGGCACACTTCCATTACGTAATGGTGGGTGGAACTCTGATGGCTGTGATGGGAGCGATTATCTACTGGTTTCCAAAAGTTACCGGTAAAATGACTTCTGATCTTTTGGGAAGAATTTCCTGGGTCTTTATTTTCACCGGATTTAACGTAACTTTCTTTCCACAGTTCATTCTTGGATCGATGGGAATGCCGAGAAGATACTATGATTATTTACCAGAGTTCACAAGTTTGAACCAAATTTCTACGATAGGATCTTGGTTGATTGGAACCGGATTCTTGATAGGTCTTGCGGCCGTGATTCACGGTTTGATCGCAGGAAAAGTGGCAGGAGACAATCCTTGGGGTGGAAAAACTCTCGAGTGGACCATTCCTTCTCCACCGACTCACGAAAATTTTGAAAAAACTCCAACAGTAACCGGAGGGCCTTATGAGTACCGCTAA
- the coxB gene encoding cytochrome c oxidase subunit II: MTWLNLITATSFMPVQASEVAKNVDNLYIFLLVSSLISFVILIGGMTWFIFKYRRKTDTDKTAYITHNTLAEFLWSFIPLVIMIVIFWWGWVIFADLRKVHDKGDIEIHVTARQWQWTFKYANGVTVVSPNATEKLDTLFQPNGIYVPVGKTIRLVMTSQDVLHSFFVPAFRNKMDAIPGRYTTFTFTPTEKGDFIVYCTEFCGTSHSNMLSAIRVVDSETYDKWYAAAGNAGSAKLPPVELGKKLYAEKACAGCHSIDGSRLVGPSYKGLFGSVREFESGPGATADENYIRKSILQPTAQVVKGYPPAMPPYQGQLSDDEVNALIEYIKTLK, translated from the coding sequence ATGACCTGGTTGAACCTCATTACGGCAACAAGTTTCATGCCGGTTCAGGCTTCCGAAGTAGCAAAGAACGTAGATAACCTCTATATCTTTCTGCTCGTGTCCAGTCTGATCTCCTTTGTTATTCTCATTGGTGGAATGACATGGTTTATTTTTAAATACAGGAGAAAGACCGACACTGACAAGACTGCCTATATTACACATAATACTTTGGCAGAATTTCTTTGGTCCTTTATCCCTTTAGTAATCATGATTGTGATTTTCTGGTGGGGCTGGGTGATTTTCGCAGACCTCAGAAAAGTTCATGATAAAGGTGATATCGAAATTCACGTAACCGCAAGACAATGGCAGTGGACTTTCAAGTATGCAAACGGAGTGACTGTGGTTTCTCCTAACGCAACCGAAAAGTTAGACACCTTGTTTCAGCCGAATGGAATTTACGTTCCCGTCGGTAAGACGATTCGTCTTGTAATGACTTCTCAGGATGTTCTTCACTCCTTTTTTGTTCCCGCCTTCCGGAACAAAATGGATGCGATTCCTGGACGTTATACGACCTTTACGTTTACTCCGACTGAAAAAGGCGACTTCATAGTTTATTGTACTGAGTTTTGCGGAACCTCTCACTCGAATATGCTTTCCGCGATTCGTGTGGTGGATTCCGAGACTTATGATAAATGGTATGCCGCGGCTGGAAATGCGGGGAGCGCAAAACTTCCCCCGGTGGAACTTGGAAAAAAACTCTACGCTGAAAAGGCTTGTGCCGGCTGTCACTCGATCGACGGTTCTCGTCTGGTCGGACCTTCTTACAAAGGTCTTTTTGGAAGTGTGAGAGAATTTGAGTCCGGTCCCGGTGCGACTGCGGATGAAAACTACATTCGCAAATCCATTTTGCAACCGACCGCTCAGGTCGTAAAAGGTTATCCGCCTGCGATGCCTCCGTATCAAGGACAGCTTTCCGACGACGAAGTCAACGCTCTGATCGAATATATTAAAACCCTTAAATAG
- a CDS encoding SCO family protein, which translates to MVFRTSLITGILLFLTTSLYSYDPSARFDKNEKPKELEGVGVKEKLGNQLDLSLSFRDETGKPILLSSFFKKEKPVLLSLVYYKCPTLCNFHLNGITDTLKRLNWQVGNEFEYVTVSFDPKETSDLAQAKKNAYVRDYARGNGDGWHFLTGDQKEITALADSVGFSYKWNPENEQWIHSSVAYVITPSGKISRYLHGITFDERTLKLSLLEASDGKIGDFTDQFALFCFQFDPGKNTYTLYAYNMMKLGGFFTLLILAAFLIPFWIRHNRNSELIRKE; encoded by the coding sequence TTGGTTTTTAGAACTTCCCTGATAACAGGGATTTTACTTTTCTTAACGACTTCTCTTTATTCTTACGATCCTTCAGCAAGGTTTGATAAAAATGAAAAACCGAAAGAGCTGGAAGGAGTGGGAGTAAAAGAGAAGTTAGGAAACCAACTCGATCTTTCTCTGTCGTTTCGTGATGAAACCGGTAAGCCAATCTTGCTGAGTTCTTTTTTTAAAAAAGAAAAGCCCGTTCTTCTTTCTCTCGTTTACTACAAATGTCCGACTTTGTGTAACTTTCATCTCAACGGAATTACGGACACTCTTAAGCGACTCAACTGGCAAGTAGGGAACGAGTTCGAATACGTTACGGTCTCTTTTGACCCAAAAGAAACTTCGGATTTGGCGCAGGCAAAAAAGAACGCTTACGTTAGAGACTATGCTCGTGGTAACGGTGACGGATGGCATTTTTTAACAGGAGATCAAAAAGAGATCACTGCATTGGCGGACTCGGTTGGATTTTCTTATAAATGGAATCCTGAGAACGAACAGTGGATTCATTCTTCCGTTGCCTATGTCATCACACCTTCCGGAAAAATTTCCAGATACCTTCATGGCATTACGTTCGATGAAAGAACGTTGAAACTTTCTCTTTTGGAAGCTTCAGATGGTAAAATAGGGGATTTCACCGATCAATTCGCCCTTTTTTGCTTTCAATTTGACCCAGGAAAAAATACTTATACTTTGTACGCTTATAATATGATGAAGCTGGGTGGATTCTTCACTCTTCTCATTCTGGCGGCGTTCTTGATCCCATTCTGGATCAGGCATAACAGAAATTCCGAACTCATTAGGAAGGAGTAA
- a CDS encoding heme A synthase, which translates to MNSNLDLSSKFRLFYKISLFLSILIFLNLLYGPLVRATGSGLACPDWPFCFGKIFPTFDFQIFMEVSHRYYSGFLGLILLGLTIWTFIDKILRKEFGIYLGLAVLLLISQINLGRLTVTLKLDPTSVNLHLLNAIAFFLVILTVSISAREKSEKENSKFIVSSSLFRKDNILLFILIIGIVVQIVLGGRVSSHYAGLACPDFPTCWGEWIPNHPLEIVKIQVFHRFGAYTVALLLAISLAFSIWKRFPITTRRLLQMSMYLLVAQIILGILNVFFGLPKLVTVLHTGFAVLLLTFSYLSLISRAVFLTSENERRPGN; encoded by the coding sequence ATGAACTCTAACTTGGACCTTTCTTCTAAATTTCGCTTATTCTATAAAATCTCGCTATTCCTGAGCATTCTCATTTTTTTAAATCTGCTCTACGGGCCTTTAGTGAGAGCTACCGGATCCGGTTTGGCGTGTCCGGATTGGCCTTTTTGTTTTGGAAAAATTTTTCCTACTTTCGATTTCCAGATTTTTATGGAGGTCTCGCATCGATACTATTCCGGATTTTTGGGATTGATTTTGTTAGGACTTACGATTTGGACTTTTATCGATAAAATTCTCAGAAAAGAATTCGGAATCTATCTTGGTTTGGCGGTCCTTCTTCTGATCTCTCAAATCAACCTGGGAAGACTGACCGTAACTCTCAAACTCGATCCGACCTCCGTAAACTTGCATTTACTCAACGCAATCGCTTTCTTTTTGGTCATTCTTACGGTTTCGATTTCCGCTCGGGAAAAATCCGAAAAAGAAAATTCAAAATTCATCGTTTCCTCAAGTTTATTCAGAAAAGATAATATTTTGCTTTTTATCCTGATCATCGGAATCGTAGTTCAGATCGTTCTTGGCGGAAGAGTCAGTTCCCATTATGCAGGATTGGCCTGTCCGGACTTTCCAACTTGTTGGGGAGAATGGATTCCGAATCATCCGTTAGAGATCGTTAAAATTCAAGTGTTTCATCGTTTTGGGGCTTATACCGTCGCATTATTGCTTGCAATTTCTCTTGCGTTCTCGATTTGGAAACGATTTCCGATTACCACTCGCAGACTTTTGCAAATGTCCATGTATCTTCTCGTCGCCCAAATCATTTTAGGAATTTTGAATGTATTTTTTGGACTTCCGAAACTTGTGACAGTGCTTCATACCGGATTTGCCGTGCTTTTGCTTACGTTTTCCTATCTTTCTCTTATTTCCAGGGCAGTTTTCTTAACTTCGGAGAACGAACGGAGGCCTGGAAATTAA
- the cyoE gene encoding heme o synthase, with the protein MVSSTFFSDWNQMIKPRVTTLVLATILPGMYLAAEQPPSGFLIALTLFGTFLMSSASFIFNQIIEKDRDAKMKRTSNRPIPAGRIGSLQATLVGLVMTGMSFYLLTVYVNFLTALCAFAALVSYVFLYTILLKPRTPQNIVIGGVAGCVGPLIGYAAIGNSLPIQAWILFTMIFLWTPAHFWALAIFLKEDYSDADFPMLPVVKGVDQTAKSIFFYTILYSISCISFYFFESSMSFLYLISSILICVWMGILSFRLIKNPERQAARSLFFFSILHLFLINILILIDHNL; encoded by the coding sequence ATGGTAAGCTCAACTTTTTTTTCTGATTGGAATCAAATGATCAAGCCGAGGGTCACCACCTTGGTTTTAGCGACCATCCTCCCTGGAATGTATCTCGCCGCAGAGCAACCTCCTTCCGGCTTTTTGATCGCGCTTACTTTGTTCGGAACCTTTCTGATGTCTTCGGCATCGTTTATCTTTAATCAGATCATTGAAAAAGACAGAGACGCAAAGATGAAACGGACCTCCAATCGTCCGATTCCGGCGGGAAGAATCGGAAGTCTTCAGGCAACATTAGTCGGCCTTGTTATGACGGGAATGTCCTTTTATTTACTTACGGTTTATGTAAATTTTCTCACCGCACTTTGCGCGTTTGCCGCGCTTGTTTCCTATGTGTTTTTGTACACCATTCTTCTCAAACCGAGAACACCGCAAAACATCGTGATCGGGGGCGTGGCGGGTTGTGTCGGACCGTTGATCGGATACGCTGCAATCGGCAATTCTCTTCCGATTCAAGCCTGGATTCTGTTCACAATGATTTTCTTATGGACCCCGGCTCATTTTTGGGCCTTGGCGATTTTTCTAAAAGAGGATTATTCGGATGCGGATTTTCCGATGTTGCCCGTCGTAAAAGGCGTCGATCAAACCGCAAAGTCCATCTTTTTTTATACGATTTTATATTCTATCTCTTGTATCAGCTTTTATTTTTTCGAATCTTCGATGAGTTTTTTGTATCTGATCTCTTCAATTCTAATTTGTGTTTGGATGGGAATCCTCTCCTTTCGTCTGATAAAAAATCCGGAGCGTCAAGCCGCGAGAAGTTTGTTTTTCTTTTCCATCCTTCATCTTTTTCTAATCAACATCTTGATTTTAATCGATCACAATCTGTAA
- a CDS encoding helix-turn-helix domain-containing protein — protein sequence MAFLLSIANFLNNQTEIHSKNPKKIAHTKAERTDEFPWFQSLYRKAAAILFLMIGVVQFHVYLELSGELKNVSWFAEIHIPAIFLIGPLIYLYFESLSGAKPTRFRLFHLLPSLFSWIILLPFYLQGSDQKQNFIENKNPDDPFHLIVLLMLICGTVSNFLYPASLFRNVWKWRKQTNSDRRISFSPFLALFAGTLFVLFLFVIAQIFFLSLFPIAASGLTILICAVFLIGATNSGIIENFRQESREARYKESRVMGLDVDAVIIRLDELMKTKRLYLDENLTLSGLSKILNIQTHQLSEILNNRLHRSFRDYVTQFRLDEAIKLLREEPERSVLSIVYASGFNSKSAFHKLFQERFGCSPSMFRSENR from the coding sequence TTGGCTTTTCTGCTTTCCATCGCAAATTTTTTAAACAATCAAACAGAAATTCATTCTAAGAATCCGAAAAAGATCGCTCATACGAAAGCTGAGCGAACGGATGAATTTCCTTGGTTTCAATCTCTCTATCGCAAAGCTGCAGCGATTCTTTTTCTTATGATAGGAGTCGTTCAATTTCACGTTTATTTGGAATTATCCGGAGAACTGAAAAACGTTTCTTGGTTTGCTGAAATTCATATTCCCGCGATTTTTTTGATCGGACCTCTTATCTATCTTTATTTTGAAAGTTTGAGTGGAGCCAAGCCAACTCGATTCCGGCTTTTTCATCTGCTTCCGAGTTTGTTTTCTTGGATTATACTCCTTCCATTCTATTTACAAGGTTCGGACCAGAAACAAAACTTTATTGAGAATAAGAATCCGGACGATCCGTTTCATCTCATCGTTTTGTTGATGTTGATTTGCGGAACGGTTTCCAATTTTCTATACCCCGCGAGTTTATTTCGAAATGTTTGGAAATGGAGAAAGCAAACCAATTCCGATCGTCGAATTTCTTTTTCTCCCTTTTTAGCTTTGTTTGCGGGAACCCTTTTTGTTTTATTTTTGTTTGTGATCGCGCAGATATTTTTTCTGTCTTTGTTTCCGATCGCCGCAAGCGGACTTACGATTTTGATCTGCGCCGTTTTTTTGATCGGCGCCACCAATTCCGGTATAATTGAAAATTTTCGACAGGAATCTCGGGAAGCTCGCTACAAGGAAAGCCGGGTTATGGGATTGGATGTAGACGCCGTTATAATTCGCCTCGACGAATTGATGAAAACAAAACGATTGTATTTGGATGAAAATCTAACCTTATCCGGATTATCAAAAATCTTGAATATTCAAACGCATCAGCTTTCCGAAATTTTGAACAATCGTCTGCATCGAAGTTTTAGGGATTATGTGACTCAATTTCGATTGGACGAAGCTATAAAACTTTTGAGAGAAGAACCGGAACGATCCGTTCTTTCGATTGTCTATGCTTCCGGATTCAACTCCAAATCTGCGTTTCACAAATTATTTCAGGAACGATTTGGCTGTTCTCCTTCTATGTTTCGATCGGAAAATCGATAA